The Zootoca vivipara chromosome 4, rZooViv1.1, whole genome shotgun sequence genome has a segment encoding these proteins:
- the PLCXD1 gene encoding PI-PLC X domain-containing protein 1, whose product MKGRSKKKSVRLYSDGGQWMSNLPECLWGIPLSNLSLPGSHDAMTYCLDKDSKVSINESKLLQFMDKHMHSIVHPIILRWSITQVLTLSEQLDAGIRYFDLRIAHKPDEPSMKLHFVHMLYTTSVVEDVLWDILRWLRNHPWEVVVLAFRNFDGLDEAHHHHLVSRSKEIFSGKLCPRNVTPTLRSMWSSGYQVIVSYDDPGQVIKHCELWPAIPYWWGNKTTAAELIRYMEMRKQNGRPAGLFVAGINLTGDLGYILAHLRGSLKKMTLPALPFLNQWIKKQHPGSKKDCINIIAGDFIEKNNFVENVIDLNRKLLK is encoded by the exons atgaagggacGTTCAAAAAAGAAATCTGTTCGCTTGTACAGTGATGGCGGCCAATGGATGTCTAATTTGCCGGAATGTCTCTGGGGCATTCCTCTCTCTAATTTGTCACTTCCAG GAAGTCATGATGCTATGACTTACTGCTTGGATAAGGACTCGAAAGTGAGCATAAATGAATCCAAGTTGCTGCAGTTTATGGACAAGCATATGCACAGCATAGTACACCCAATTATTTTGAGGTGGTCTATAACACAG GTGCTGACTCTGTCAGAGCAACTGGATGCTGGAATAAGGTATTTTGATCTGAGGATTGCTCACAAGCCTGATGAACCTTCCATGAAATTGCACTTTGTTCATATGCTGTACACAACATCGGTTGTAGAG GATGTCCTGTGGGATATTTTACGATGGTTGAGAAACCACCCCTGGGAGGTTGTCGTTCTAGCTTTCAGAAATTTTGATGGATTAGATGAGGCCCATCACCACCATTTGGTCTCCCGCTCAAAGGAGATCTTCAGTGGCAAACTGTGTCCTAGAAAT GTCACTCCGACCCTACGGAGCATGTGGTCCTCTGGCTACCAGGTTATTGTGTCCTATGACGATCCAGGACAAGTGATAAAGCACTGTGAGTTGTGGCCTGCGATTCCCTATTGGTGGGGAAATAAAACAACAGCGGCAGAACTTATCCGTTACATGGAGATGAGGAAACAGAATGGTCGCCCAG CGGGATTATTTGTTGCAGGAATCAACCTCACTGGAGATTTAGGTTATATTCTCGCACATCTACGTGGATCTCTTAAGAAAATGACCCTTCCTGCCCTTCCATTCCTAAATCAGTGGATTAAAAAACAGCATCCTGGATCCAAGAAAGACTGTATTAACATAATTGCTGGAGACTTCATAGAAAAAAATAACTTTGTGGAAAACGTGATAGACCTGAAtagaaaacttttaaaatag